AAACAGATAAAGTTAAGGCATTGCTTCTTTCTGCTTACAAAGTTTATGACAATGAATACACTTGGACTTCAAGCAATCCTGAGGTTGTAGAGGTAGATGCTGAAGGTAATATCACTGCTAAAGCAGATGGAACTGCAACAATCACAGCAACAATAACTGATGATTTCGGTTATACAGTTACAGCAATGAAAGATATTTCTGTACGTTCTGTCTCAGCAGATGTCAACTTCAACGACCCTCAATGGGATGGATATTATATAATTGACCTTGGCGAGGGTGGTACATACTACATGGATACAGAGGAAGGTTCAGAAGACCTATTCACTATAGTATTAAATACAGAGTTGAGCGGTGAAGGAGTTTACACAGCAGGTACAGACTTCAGAGGAACTATTACGTTCCCATCAAATGATGTATTTACTATCAATGGAGGAACAATTACAATCTCTGGAGATGAGTGGACATTTGATCTACAGGTATCAAGGTCTACTGCATCAGGAAAAGTTGTTGGAACAAAAACATATATATTGCTTGAATGGTAATAAGTATTCATCTTATTTGAAATAAAGAAATTATAACTATGAATAAAATAAATAAATATAGCATACTGCTTATAATGCTTTTTATGACCATAGGAGTATATGCAGATTATGGTCAAGTTCGTACTTTAAAGATATATAATAGTGATGGAACAACTGAAACTTTGTACATATCAAAAATAGATAGTGTCACTTTTAAAAATTCAGATTCAATGCTAGTAGATGTTCCTCTCATCAAATGGGAGTTGCAAAGTGCATTGACTGATTCAAAAAGCAGTGTTGTTGCAACAAGTCCTTTCGGTTATCAGACTTCAAATGCCAATTCAGTTGATGTGTTTGCAGGATATACAACAGTAAGCCGTAGTGACTTCCAATATGGACCAGCGCTATCCAATACATACCAATGGCCTAATGGATATTATGGTTCAGCATGTAGTATGGGACCCACAAGTGCATTGTATAATGCTTATACATACGCTGAGGTATTTGGAGTACCCGAGTACAAAGCAATTGCTCAAATTATTTATGCTCAAACAGCACTACACGCAGTAAACAACGCAGGTTGTGTACCTTACGAAGATGCTCGTAATTTAAAAGTAACACGTCCTCTTAAATATTCTTCTCAAGAGGAGACATACAATTTGATACTTGACGATTTAGATGAGGCAATTAAAACTCTTAAAGAGCGTAAACCAGATAAAGAATCATTGATTGGAGTAGAGGGAGATGCATACGACAAAGGTGATGCTAAATATGCTTTCTCTGAGTATCGTTGGGAAAAATGGGTACAACTTGCAAATACCATTAAATTGCGTATAGCAATGTATTTAGCAAAACCAAATCCAACACTTGCACGACAAGTTGCTTCAGAGGCATTGTTCGATGAGATTGGAGTACTTACTGAGGATTTTGGTCCTGCATACAAAGAGGGTATAACAGTTCACCCATATTATCAGATTTCATCTCAAAAAGGAGGATGGGGCGATAGCCACATGAGTGCTTCTTTTGAGAACATTATGAAACGTACCGGAAATCCATTGATTGCGAAATTCTTTGAAAAAAACTATGGAGCTGTAGCATGTATAGTAACTGGTATAAAAACAAAAGCAGAAGCAGACTACTACGGAATCCGTCAAGGAACAAAAGTAGGAGTCAGAACTACGGGTGCAGGATACTATAACTTCTCAGGAATCTCAGTATCATTCAAATATGAGCGTCAATTATGGGTAACAAAAGAGGAGGTCATCTTCTTGAAAGCAGAGGCTGCTCTACGTTGGGGATTAGGAGGAGATCCTAAAGCATTATACGAAGAGGGAATCCGTTCAGCATTTGCTAAATATGGATATAGTGCAGATGTAGATTCATATCTTGCGCAAACTAAAGTTGTTCAACAAAAGAAAGCAGGAAATTTCTACGATATTCACTATGTTGACATCTTTAATGCAAATAACAATATTGACGGACGTTTAGATATTTGTGTAGCATGGGACGATACAGATTCTAAAGAGACTAAATTAGAGAAAATCATCACACAAAAATGGATGGCAATCTTCCCCAATGGACATGAGGCATGGGTAGATTATCGCCGAACAGGTTATCCTCGCTTGTTCCCATCAGTACAAAAATGGCAAGGAGTTCCAACATTCCCTGTTGAATTGCAACTACGTCGTATTCCACACGATGAGAGTGATGAAAACATCCTTCTATATGACCTTCCAAATATTGAGGCTGCATTGTCAATCTTTGGACAACCAGGTGAGAACTCAGGAGGTCAACGTCTATACTTTGAGGGAGATCCCGCAGAGTATCCATATGAATTTGAAACAGGAGAGGATAATCCAAGACTTGGATGGCCTATACCAAAAAACTTTTAGAATAAAATATAAAATTGTAACTAAAGCAGAGAGGGCAATTGCTCTCTCTGCTTGTATATAGCCATTACTATTTACCAACTCAAAACTTGAATAACCTCCATATAGTCAGGCTCTGAGTTAATATCCTCAACAAGTTGAGTGTAATAGATTTTTTTATCTTTAACAACTACGATAGCACGAGTAAGTAGCCCTGAAAGAATCCCCTTAGAGATTACAACTCCATAGTTATCGCCAAAGTCCCCAGGATAAAAGTCTGATGCAGTAATAACATTCTTAATGCCCTCAGCACCGCAAAAACGCGACAGAGCAAAAGGTAAATCCTTTGAAACACAAACCACCACACAATCCTTCAACTCTGCCGCCATTTTATTGAAACGCCTAACCGATGTAGCACAAACACCGGTATCAATGCTTGGGAAGATATTAAAAACAATACATTTGTCATTAAAATCCGATAAATGTAATCTCTTCATTTCACTTGTTGTAATAGTAAAATCAGGAGCCTTAGCCCCATTTGCAATAAACTTATGTTTTAGTTCTTGCACCTCACCATTCAGATAAATCATAAATCTTTTTTTATTATACATTTCATTATACCAACATATCGCATCCCAATAATGTTTGCTAAAAAGTTTTAAATCCCTATCTTTGCAAAGGATAAACCATTGCGAAAATAGGCTGCACCTCGGCATAACTTAAACAAGTTTAGTTCTGCTCTCGGTTTGCACTATCTTTGCAGAAGAGCAAACAACTAACAACTAAAATATATGGCAAAGCATAACAGTTTGGGAAAACGTGGCGAGGAGTTGGCAAGAGAGTATCTTGCCTCAAAAGGTTATGCAATTTGCGAAGAGAATTGGCACTCCGGAAAATATGAATTAGATATAGTTGCACAAGATGGTATGGAATTGGTAATTGTTGAGGTGAAAACACGCTCAAAAACAGACTATGGAAATCCAGAAGATTTTGTGACACCACAAAAAATAAAACGTACTGTTGATGCTGCCAATCACTATCTTGAACTGCAACCGCATCACCTTGATATTCGCTTTGATATAATCTCGGTAGTGCTTGGAGATGCAGGTAGTGATAACTACGAATTAGAACATATTATTGACGCATTTATGCCCGATCTTCGTACCCGATGAAAAAACATATACACTACACCCAAGCAACCTCAACTAATACCCTTATGCGAGAAATGTTGCAAGAGAATCCCAACTTGCCCGCTTTTTTTGTGGTAAGTGCAGGTTTTCAAACATCTGGGCGAGGACAACGTCAAAATGTATGGGAGTCGGAACAAGACAAAAACCTTCTCTTTTCACTACTTATAAGACCTCAAACAATACCGGCAACCAAAGCATTTGTAGTGTCGCAAATTGTCTCTGTTGCCATAGCAAACATACTAAGTAAATATGTTAAAAATATTGCCATTAAGTGGCCTAATGACATCTATTGCGGAGATAAAAAAATATGTGGCATTCTGATTGAAAACTCTCTAATGGGAAACAATCTAAATACCTCAATAGTAGGTGTTGGAATAAACATAAATCAAACAGAGTTCTCTCCTTTCTTGCCTAACCCCACATCACTTGCAATATTAACGCAACAAACATATTGCTTGCAAGACATATTAGAGGAGGTAGTGTGTGAGATAGAGCAACAATACCAAAACTTTGTCAGAGAGGGAGTAGAGGAGATAAGTGTATTGTATCATAGTTTGTTATATAGATTAAATTTTCTATCAAAATATAAAATAGACTCCGAAGACAACATTCAAGAGGCAACAATAATAGGAGTTGAACCTAATGGGTGTTTAATGTTAAAACATTGCGATAACCTTATCCGAAGTTATGCTTTTAAAGAAGTTGAATATATAATATAGTTAATAAAACTATGAAAATAGCCAAGCAGATAAAAGCAATTATATTATTACTGTTTGTAGCATTAACATCAGTAGCGCAAGAGCAAGAGGTGGAATTTACAGCAGACCGTCCGGGAGCATCAACAGGAACGGGGGTGGTAGCAAAAAATGTTATACAGTGGGAACAAGGAGTTCAATATGACGGAGATGGAGGTAGCGGACAATTTACCTTCAGTAACACTCTGTTTCGTTACGGATTGTTCAATGGGGTGGAATTGCGATTAGGTGGCGATGCTTTAATATATAAAGATGGCGATAAGTGGCGTCCAGCATTTTCGGGATTGAGCATAGGGACAAAAATTTTATGTTATGAGGGCAAGGGTGGAATACCGGCAATAGCAATACTCGCTGACTTGGCACTCCCTGCAACAGGAAACGAAGGCTTTGTTGTTGAGCGATTGGCACCATCGTTTTACCTGCTATTCGATAATTCTGTAAATGATTGGTTTAGTATAGGGTATAACGTAGGAGCAGAGTGGGATGGAGCAACCGCAACTCCATCGGCATTTGTGGCTTTATGTTTGGGATTCTCAATCAACTCACGTTTGGGATGCTTTGCTGAGAGTTACAATAACTTTGCACGATATGGAAACTTCTATGGTGTAGATTTTGGATTAAACTATATGGTATCTGACAGAGTGCAACTTGATGTTGCAGCAAATATTGACGCCTCTAATCCTCGTGAGTGCTGGGCTGTAAGTTGTGGATTTGCTTGGCAGATAAATAATCCAAAGAGGTAGCAGTCTGCTATTAGTTGTCAGTTGTTGGTAATTGGAGCTTCAAATGCCGAAATCATAGCATCAATCTCTTTTATAATGTTTTTAACGTAGGGACGTTTATTGGTAAGGAAATCAACATCTAAATAACTCTTTGCACGTTTAAGAGCAGAGTATATATCAGTGTTTATATACTTAATAGATTCTCCTTTTTTACTATTTTTTTCGGGTAGCCTTACTATAAAGTTACCATCTTTAATGCTCTGTTTTGCAGATATAAAGTAATAGTTTCCAAGGAATAATCGAGCCTCTGCTATTTTAGGATTTATATTAAAAACCTCTTCCATTACACTAATGGCAGAGTTGATGTCGCCTATATCGTTCATTGCTTTTGCCTTAACAATCATAATGTTACAAACATTCTTAGGTTTGCTCTCAATAATTGCATCAGCAACCTCAATGCACTTTATGTTATTTTTTCTGTTAAAGTAAAAATCTAAAAGGCGGTTATTGATAAAATTCTTTAACCAAGGTTGTTTTTCTTTAATAAGTAAAAGAGTATTTTCATAAATCTCTGTACTGCGAGTTTTAAGAGAAAGAGTTAATGTTCTTGTTAATACAGAGTCTAACGGAATACCTCTGTTCTCTGAAATTGTGATATATGAGATAACTCTATTGTAGTTGTTGCATTTTCCTGCGGCAATAATCGAAGGGGCATATAGCGAGATGTTATCTTTCTCACTATTCAATACAATGTTGTATATCTCCGAAGCCTCTTTCCACTCTTTTTTAAGGAAATGTTCTTCGGCTTTGAGAACTATTTTATTCTCTCCTGATACCAAAGTCCCGAGAG
This DNA window, taken from Bacteroidales bacterium, encodes the following:
- a CDS encoding Ig-like domain-containing protein, with translation ANIGFTIENPKADDPSLSEEDKALYETYRIQTATALVNVIDRNTVEVESVVFVNDADPLVAEVITEQETTARSVPLYTYIAPEESVGPWPSVFSIECQDGAEATVKQSGIDETTGREITPEISITHAGTILVTATSRDKTAVLTVTAKLRINQTEQGDKLQLSTTKNEYLPGETDKVKALLLSAYKVYDNEYTWTSSNPEVVEVDAEGNITAKADGTATITATITDDFGYTVTAMKDISVRSVSADVNFNDPQWDGYYIIDLGEGGTYYMDTEEGSEDLFTIVLNTELSGEGVYTAGTDFRGTITFPSNDVFTINGGTITISGDEWTFDLQVSRSTASGKVVGTKTYILLEW
- a CDS encoding SusD/RagB family nutrient-binding outer membrane lipoprotein, with the protein product MNKINKYSILLIMLFMTIGVYADYGQVRTLKIYNSDGTTETLYISKIDSVTFKNSDSMLVDVPLIKWELQSALTDSKSSVVATSPFGYQTSNANSVDVFAGYTTVSRSDFQYGPALSNTYQWPNGYYGSACSMGPTSALYNAYTYAEVFGVPEYKAIAQIIYAQTALHAVNNAGCVPYEDARNLKVTRPLKYSSQEETYNLILDDLDEAIKTLKERKPDKESLIGVEGDAYDKGDAKYAFSEYRWEKWVQLANTIKLRIAMYLAKPNPTLARQVASEALFDEIGVLTEDFGPAYKEGITVHPYYQISSQKGGWGDSHMSASFENIMKRTGNPLIAKFFEKNYGAVACIVTGIKTKAEADYYGIRQGTKVGVRTTGAGYYNFSGISVSFKYERQLWVTKEEVIFLKAEAALRWGLGGDPKALYEEGIRSAFAKYGYSADVDSYLAQTKVVQQKKAGNFYDIHYVDIFNANNNIDGRLDICVAWDDTDSKETKLEKIITQKWMAIFPNGHEAWVDYRRTGYPRLFPSVQKWQGVPTFPVELQLRRIPHDESDENILLYDLPNIEAALSIFGQPGENSGGQRLYFEGDPAEYPYEFETGEDNPRLGWPIPKNF
- the tpx gene encoding thiol peroxidase, translating into MIYLNGEVQELKHKFIANGAKAPDFTITTSEMKRLHLSDFNDKCIVFNIFPSIDTGVCATSVRRFNKMAAELKDCVVVCVSKDLPFALSRFCGAEGIKNVITASDFYPGDFGDNYGVVISKGILSGLLTRAIVVVKDKKIYYTQLVEDINSEPDYMEVIQVLSW
- a CDS encoding YraN family protein, translating into MAKHNSLGKRGEELAREYLASKGYAICEENWHSGKYELDIVAQDGMELVIVEVKTRSKTDYGNPEDFVTPQKIKRTVDAANHYLELQPHHLDIRFDIISVVLGDAGSDNYELEHIIDAFMPDLRTR
- a CDS encoding biotin--[acetyl-CoA-carboxylase] ligase, with translation MKKHIHYTQATSTNTLMREMLQENPNLPAFFVVSAGFQTSGRGQRQNVWESEQDKNLLFSLLIRPQTIPATKAFVVSQIVSVAIANILSKYVKNIAIKWPNDIYCGDKKICGILIENSLMGNNLNTSIVGVGININQTEFSPFLPNPTSLAILTQQTYCLQDILEEVVCEIEQQYQNFVREGVEEISVLYHSLLYRLNFLSKYKIDSEDNIQEATIIGVEPNGCLMLKHCDNLIRSYAFKEVEYII
- a CDS encoding transporter, producing MKIAKQIKAIILLLFVALTSVAQEQEVEFTADRPGASTGTGVVAKNVIQWEQGVQYDGDGGSGQFTFSNTLFRYGLFNGVELRLGGDALIYKDGDKWRPAFSGLSIGTKILCYEGKGGIPAIAILADLALPATGNEGFVVERLAPSFYLLFDNSVNDWFSIGYNVGAEWDGATATPSAFVALCLGFSINSRLGCFAESYNNFARYGNFYGVDFGLNYMVSDRVQLDVAANIDASNPRECWAVSCGFAWQINNPKR